In the Tribolium castaneum strain GA2 chromosome 1, icTriCast1.1, whole genome shotgun sequence genome, one interval contains:
- the Ldh gene encoding L-lactate dehydrogenase isoform X1 has protein sequence MSFNFRVVQQLDCSSTRKKLHDMAGTKDLLLSEISSPVKDSESKVTVVGVGQVGMACVFSILAQNVSHDVVLIDCVEDKLKGELLDLQHGSLFLKNPRINASSDYAASAGSRLCIVTAGVRQREGESRLDLVQRNTDVLKNIIPKLVKYSPNTVLLIVSNPVDILTYVAWRLSGLPKHRVLGSGTNLDSSRFRFLMSQKLGVAPSSCHGWIIGEHGDSSVAVWSGVNVAGVRLREINPSMGTQQDPERWDQVHKEVVNSAYEIIRLKGYTNWAIGLSVASLAQSILNNSHNVHAVSVNVKGFHGIEQDVYLSLPAVLGLNGISNVVQQPLNETEKSQLQQSASVIHEVQKNLEL, from the exons ATGTCCTTTAATTTTAGGGTCGTGCAACAGCTGGACTGCTCATCcacgagaaaaaaattacacg aCATGGCCGGAACCAAAGATCTCCTCCTTTCCGAAATTTCGTCACCAGTGAAAGACAGTGAATCGAAAGTCACTGTCGTTGGTGTTGGCCAAGTCGGAATGGCTTGTGTTttcagtattttggcacaa AATGTATCACACGATGTTGTCCTTATTGACTGCGTGGAGGACAAACTCAAGGGAGAACTGTTGGATCTTCAACACGGTtcactttttctcaaaaatccaAGAATCAATGCTAGTTCAG actaTGCAGCCTCTGCTGGTTCTCGCCTTTGCATTGTAACAGCTGGAGTCCGCCAACGTGAGGGCGAATCCCGTCTGGATTTAGTCCAACGCAACACTGACGTCCTCAAAAATATTATCCCGAAACTAGTCAAATATTCGCCAAACACAGTTCTACTCATCGTAAGCAACCCTGTCGATATCCTCACCTACGTCGCTTGGAGACTTAGCGGATTACCAAAGCACAGGGTTCTGGGTTCAGGAACCAATCTGGATTCGTCCAGATTCAGATTTTTGATGTCGCAAAAGCTGGGAGTGGCTCCGAGCAGTTGCCATGGCTGGATTATAGGCGAACATGGCGATTCCAGcg tgGCGGTGTGGTCCGGTGTGAATGTAGCCGGTGTCCGCTTACGCGAAATTAATCCGAGTATGGGGACGCAACAGGATCCGGAACGTTGGGACCAGGTGCACAAGGAAGTGGTTAACAGTGCCTATGAGATTATCAGGCTGAAGGGTTACACCAATTGGGCGATTGGACTGAGTGTTGCCTCATTGGCGCAAAGTATACTCAACAATTCGCACAATGTTCATGCTGTTTCTGTTAATGTTAAg GGCTTCCACGGTATAGAACAGGACGTATACTTGTCCCTACCAGCAGTTTTAGGCCTTAATGGAATATCAAACGTGGTACAACAGCCTTTAAACGAAACAGAAAAATCCCAACTACAACAATCCGCATCTGTTATACACGAAGTGCAAAAAAATCTCGAATTGTAA
- the Ldh gene encoding L-lactate dehydrogenase isoform X3, translated as MSFNFRVVQQLDCSSTRKKLHDMAGTKDLLLSEISSPVKDSESKVTVVGVGQVGMACVFSILAQNVSHDVVLIDCVEDKLKGELLDLQHGSLFLKNPRINASSDYAASAGSRLCIVTAGVRQREGESRLDLVQRNTDVLKNIIPKLVKYSPNTVLLIVSNPVDILTYVAWRLSGLPKHRVLGSGTNLDSSRFRFLMSQKLGVAPSSCHGWIIGEHGDSSVAVWSGVNVAGVRLREINPSMGTQQDPERWDQVHKEVVNSAYEIIRLKGYTNWAIGLSVASLAQSILNNSHNVHAVSVNVKGHVGMNIDTFLSLPCVLGLNGVNQVVKINLQPDELKLFKASAEAMEAVQKKIVF; from the exons ATGTCCTTTAATTTTAGGGTCGTGCAACAGCTGGACTGCTCATCcacgagaaaaaaattacacg aCATGGCCGGAACCAAAGATCTCCTCCTTTCCGAAATTTCGTCACCAGTGAAAGACAGTGAATCGAAAGTCACTGTCGTTGGTGTTGGCCAAGTCGGAATGGCTTGTGTTttcagtattttggcacaa AATGTATCACACGATGTTGTCCTTATTGACTGCGTGGAGGACAAACTCAAGGGAGAACTGTTGGATCTTCAACACGGTtcactttttctcaaaaatccaAGAATCAATGCTAGTTCAG actaTGCAGCCTCTGCTGGTTCTCGCCTTTGCATTGTAACAGCTGGAGTCCGCCAACGTGAGGGCGAATCCCGTCTGGATTTAGTCCAACGCAACACTGACGTCCTCAAAAATATTATCCCGAAACTAGTCAAATATTCGCCAAACACAGTTCTACTCATCGTAAGCAACCCTGTCGATATCCTCACCTACGTCGCTTGGAGACTTAGCGGATTACCAAAGCACAGGGTTCTGGGTTCAGGAACCAATCTGGATTCGTCCAGATTCAGATTTTTGATGTCGCAAAAGCTGGGAGTGGCTCCGAGCAGTTGCCATGGCTGGATTATAGGCGAACATGGCGATTCCAGcg tgGCGGTGTGGTCCGGTGTGAATGTAGCCGGTGTCCGCTTACGCGAAATTAATCCGAGTATGGGGACGCAACAGGATCCGGAACGTTGGGACCAGGTGCACAAGGAAGTGGTTAACAGTGCCTATGAGATTATCAGGCTGAAGGGTTACACCAATTGGGCGATTGGACTGAGTGTTGCCTCATTGGCGCAAAGTATACTCAACAATTCGCACAATGTTCATGCTGTTTCTGTTAATGTTAAg GGGCACGTGGGGATGAATATTGACACGTTTTTGTCGCTGCCTTGCGTTTTGGGCCTGAATGGTGTCAATCAAGTggtgaaaataaatttgcaaccgGATGAACTAAAGTTGTTTAAAGCTTCGGCCGAAGCGATGGAAGCCGTTCAgaagaaaattgtattttaa
- the Ldh gene encoding L-lactate dehydrogenase isoform X2, whose product MSFNFRVVQQLDCSSTRKKLHDMAGTKDLLLSEISSPVKDSESKVTVVGVGQVGMACVFSILAQNVSHDVVLIDCVEDKLKGELLDLQHGSLFLKNPRINASSDYAASAGSRLCIVTAGVRQREGESRLDLVQRNTDVLKNIIPKLVKYSPNTVLLIVSNPVDILTYVAWRLSGLPKHRVLGSGTNLDSSRFRFLMSQKLGVAPSSCHGWIIGEHGDSSVAVWSGVNVAGVRLREINPSMGTQQDPERWDQVHKEVVNSAYEIIRLKGYTNWAIGLSVASLAQSILNNSHNVHAVSVNVKGLHGITQEVYLSLPSVLGENGVWSIVNQCLTEDEKQRLLKSAITLDDIQKTINL is encoded by the exons ATGTCCTTTAATTTTAGGGTCGTGCAACAGCTGGACTGCTCATCcacgagaaaaaaattacacg aCATGGCCGGAACCAAAGATCTCCTCCTTTCCGAAATTTCGTCACCAGTGAAAGACAGTGAATCGAAAGTCACTGTCGTTGGTGTTGGCCAAGTCGGAATGGCTTGTGTTttcagtattttggcacaa AATGTATCACACGATGTTGTCCTTATTGACTGCGTGGAGGACAAACTCAAGGGAGAACTGTTGGATCTTCAACACGGTtcactttttctcaaaaatccaAGAATCAATGCTAGTTCAG actaTGCAGCCTCTGCTGGTTCTCGCCTTTGCATTGTAACAGCTGGAGTCCGCCAACGTGAGGGCGAATCCCGTCTGGATTTAGTCCAACGCAACACTGACGTCCTCAAAAATATTATCCCGAAACTAGTCAAATATTCGCCAAACACAGTTCTACTCATCGTAAGCAACCCTGTCGATATCCTCACCTACGTCGCTTGGAGACTTAGCGGATTACCAAAGCACAGGGTTCTGGGTTCAGGAACCAATCTGGATTCGTCCAGATTCAGATTTTTGATGTCGCAAAAGCTGGGAGTGGCTCCGAGCAGTTGCCATGGCTGGATTATAGGCGAACATGGCGATTCCAGcg tgGCGGTGTGGTCCGGTGTGAATGTAGCCGGTGTCCGCTTACGCGAAATTAATCCGAGTATGGGGACGCAACAGGATCCGGAACGTTGGGACCAGGTGCACAAGGAAGTGGTTAACAGTGCCTATGAGATTATCAGGCTGAAGGGTTACACCAATTGGGCGATTGGACTGAGTGTTGCCTCATTGGCGCAAAGTATACTCAACAATTCGCACAATGTTCATGCTGTTTCTGTTAATGTTAAg GGCCTTCACGGCATTACTCAGGAAGTCTACTTATCGCTTCCATCAGTTTTGGGCGAAAACGGTGTTTGGTCAATTGTAAATCAATGTTTGACCGAAGATGAGAAACAACGCTTGTTAAAATCAGCGATAACACTTGACGATATTCAAAAAACCATTAATTTGTAG
- the Ldh gene encoding L-lactate dehydrogenase isoform X4, whose translation MAGTKDLLLSEISSPVKDSESKVTVVGVGQVGMACVFSILAQNVSHDVVLIDCVEDKLKGELLDLQHGSLFLKNPRINASSDYAASAGSRLCIVTAGVRQREGESRLDLVQRNTDVLKNIIPKLVKYSPNTVLLIVSNPVDILTYVAWRLSGLPKHRVLGSGTNLDSSRFRFLMSQKLGVAPSSCHGWIIGEHGDSSVAVWSGVNVAGVRLREINPSMGTQQDPERWDQVHKEVVNSAYEIIRLKGYTNWAIGLSVASLAQSILNNSHNVHAVSVNVKGFHGIEQDVYLSLPAVLGLNGISNVVQQPLNETEKSQLQQSASVIHEVQKNLEL comes from the exons ATGGCCGGAACCAAAGATCTCCTCCTTTCCGAAATTTCGTCACCAGTGAAAGACAGTGAATCGAAAGTCACTGTCGTTGGTGTTGGCCAAGTCGGAATGGCTTGTGTTttcagtattttggcacaa AATGTATCACACGATGTTGTCCTTATTGACTGCGTGGAGGACAAACTCAAGGGAGAACTGTTGGATCTTCAACACGGTtcactttttctcaaaaatccaAGAATCAATGCTAGTTCAG actaTGCAGCCTCTGCTGGTTCTCGCCTTTGCATTGTAACAGCTGGAGTCCGCCAACGTGAGGGCGAATCCCGTCTGGATTTAGTCCAACGCAACACTGACGTCCTCAAAAATATTATCCCGAAACTAGTCAAATATTCGCCAAACACAGTTCTACTCATCGTAAGCAACCCTGTCGATATCCTCACCTACGTCGCTTGGAGACTTAGCGGATTACCAAAGCACAGGGTTCTGGGTTCAGGAACCAATCTGGATTCGTCCAGATTCAGATTTTTGATGTCGCAAAAGCTGGGAGTGGCTCCGAGCAGTTGCCATGGCTGGATTATAGGCGAACATGGCGATTCCAGcg tgGCGGTGTGGTCCGGTGTGAATGTAGCCGGTGTCCGCTTACGCGAAATTAATCCGAGTATGGGGACGCAACAGGATCCGGAACGTTGGGACCAGGTGCACAAGGAAGTGGTTAACAGTGCCTATGAGATTATCAGGCTGAAGGGTTACACCAATTGGGCGATTGGACTGAGTGTTGCCTCATTGGCGCAAAGTATACTCAACAATTCGCACAATGTTCATGCTGTTTCTGTTAATGTTAAg GGCTTCCACGGTATAGAACAGGACGTATACTTGTCCCTACCAGCAGTTTTAGGCCTTAATGGAATATCAAACGTGGTACAACAGCCTTTAAACGAAACAGAAAAATCCCAACTACAACAATCCGCATCTGTTATACACGAAGTGCAAAAAAATCTCGAATTGTAA
- the Ldh gene encoding L-lactate dehydrogenase isoform X5 codes for MAGTKDLLLSEISSPVKDSESKVTVVGVGQVGMACVFSILAQNVSHDVVLIDCVEDKLKGELLDLQHGSLFLKNPRINASSDYAASAGSRLCIVTAGVRQREGESRLDLVQRNTDVLKNIIPKLVKYSPNTVLLIVSNPVDILTYVAWRLSGLPKHRVLGSGTNLDSSRFRFLMSQKLGVAPSSCHGWIIGEHGDSSVAVWSGVNVAGVRLREINPSMGTQQDPERWDQVHKEVVNSAYEIIRLKGYTNWAIGLSVASLAQSILNNSHNVHAVSVNVKGLHGITQEVYLSLPSVLGENGVWSIVNQCLTEDEKQRLLKSAITLDDIQKTINL; via the exons ATGGCCGGAACCAAAGATCTCCTCCTTTCCGAAATTTCGTCACCAGTGAAAGACAGTGAATCGAAAGTCACTGTCGTTGGTGTTGGCCAAGTCGGAATGGCTTGTGTTttcagtattttggcacaa AATGTATCACACGATGTTGTCCTTATTGACTGCGTGGAGGACAAACTCAAGGGAGAACTGTTGGATCTTCAACACGGTtcactttttctcaaaaatccaAGAATCAATGCTAGTTCAG actaTGCAGCCTCTGCTGGTTCTCGCCTTTGCATTGTAACAGCTGGAGTCCGCCAACGTGAGGGCGAATCCCGTCTGGATTTAGTCCAACGCAACACTGACGTCCTCAAAAATATTATCCCGAAACTAGTCAAATATTCGCCAAACACAGTTCTACTCATCGTAAGCAACCCTGTCGATATCCTCACCTACGTCGCTTGGAGACTTAGCGGATTACCAAAGCACAGGGTTCTGGGTTCAGGAACCAATCTGGATTCGTCCAGATTCAGATTTTTGATGTCGCAAAAGCTGGGAGTGGCTCCGAGCAGTTGCCATGGCTGGATTATAGGCGAACATGGCGATTCCAGcg tgGCGGTGTGGTCCGGTGTGAATGTAGCCGGTGTCCGCTTACGCGAAATTAATCCGAGTATGGGGACGCAACAGGATCCGGAACGTTGGGACCAGGTGCACAAGGAAGTGGTTAACAGTGCCTATGAGATTATCAGGCTGAAGGGTTACACCAATTGGGCGATTGGACTGAGTGTTGCCTCATTGGCGCAAAGTATACTCAACAATTCGCACAATGTTCATGCTGTTTCTGTTAATGTTAAg GGCCTTCACGGCATTACTCAGGAAGTCTACTTATCGCTTCCATCAGTTTTGGGCGAAAACGGTGTTTGGTCAATTGTAAATCAATGTTTGACCGAAGATGAGAAACAACGCTTGTTAAAATCAGCGATAACACTTGACGATATTCAAAAAACCATTAATTTGTAG